Proteins found in one Polyangiaceae bacterium genomic segment:
- a CDS encoding serine/threonine-protein kinase, giving the protein MDSDTNANDPVITRANARVGSRLRDKWHLDVLLGVGGMAAVYAGTHRNGSRAAIKVLHPELSAHTDIRSRFFREGRVANTVQHPGAVSVLDEDEAEDGSVFLVMELLDGESLEARASRQGGSLPVDEVLAATDQLLDVLVAAHAKGVIHRDLKPENLFLTRDGVVKVLDFGIARLRELSSQSHATRDGSTMGTPAFMAPEQARGVWDEVDGGADLWAVGATMFALITGRPVHQGRTVNEILVAAVTKKATPLAEAAAGVPKPVADLVDKALAFDKEARWPDAAAMQNAVRHAFHALHGAPISTHPKLTVPESVPNRTLASADVAPIAAASVGTGPAVASGRTGVPLHQAAGSGLSRPALVAGGLVGSGFLVAAAVVAIMLMRSRAHDTSLSAASAPAQSSPALVATAEPDAGTPAAPSVAPATSVISVDDLPAANTAPPKHAPPPRPAKIPPLTKPPTTSWKEQRK; this is encoded by the coding sequence GTGGACTCCGACACGAACGCCAATGACCCCGTGATCACGCGCGCGAACGCGCGTGTTGGAAGCCGCCTACGCGACAAGTGGCACCTGGATGTGCTGCTCGGTGTGGGCGGGATGGCGGCTGTCTACGCTGGAACCCATCGCAACGGCTCTCGCGCGGCCATCAAGGTGCTTCACCCTGAGCTCAGCGCGCACACTGACATTCGGTCACGCTTCTTCCGCGAGGGACGAGTCGCGAACACCGTGCAGCACCCGGGCGCGGTGTCGGTCCTCGACGAAGACGAGGCCGAGGACGGCTCGGTGTTTCTCGTCATGGAACTCCTCGACGGCGAGAGCCTCGAGGCGCGTGCGTCCAGACAGGGCGGATCCCTCCCGGTCGACGAAGTACTCGCGGCGACCGACCAGTTGCTCGACGTGCTCGTGGCCGCTCACGCCAAGGGCGTCATCCACAGAGATCTGAAGCCGGAGAACCTGTTCTTGACGCGCGACGGAGTCGTCAAGGTCCTCGACTTCGGAATCGCGCGTCTGCGCGAGCTTTCGTCGCAAAGCCACGCGACGCGCGATGGCTCCACGATGGGCACGCCCGCGTTCATGGCGCCGGAGCAGGCGCGAGGGGTATGGGACGAGGTCGATGGTGGCGCTGACCTTTGGGCCGTGGGCGCAACGATGTTCGCGCTGATCACGGGACGTCCCGTGCACCAAGGGCGCACGGTCAACGAGATCCTCGTCGCCGCTGTCACCAAGAAGGCGACGCCGCTCGCAGAGGCTGCGGCCGGCGTCCCAAAGCCCGTCGCCGACCTCGTCGACAAGGCTCTCGCGTTCGACAAAGAGGCGCGCTGGCCCGACGCCGCAGCGATGCAAAACGCCGTGCGGCATGCGTTTCACGCCTTGCACGGCGCTCCCATCTCCACCCACCCCAAGCTCACCGTGCCCGAGTCGGTGCCCAATCGCACCCTCGCGTCCGCGGATGTCGCGCCAATCGCAGCAGCCTCCGTCGGGACCGGACCAGCCGTCGCGTCGGGGCGCACCGGAGTGCCGTTGCATCAAGCCGCGGGATCAGGTCTCTCGAGGCCGGCTCTCGTCGCCGGTGGCCTAGTGGGCTCAGGTTTCCTGGTCGCTGCCGCTGTCGTCGCGATCATGCTGATGAGATCGCGAGCACATGACACGAGCCTGAGCGCAGCATCCGCACCGGCGCAGAGTTCACCCGCGCTGGTCGCAACCGCAGAGCCTGACGCGGGGACGCCGGCAGCCCCATCCGTTGCGCCTGCGACCAGCGTGATCTCGGTGGACGACCTGCCAGCCGCCAACACAGCTCCGCCAAAGCACGCACCGCCGCCGCGGCCCGCGAAGATACCGCCACTGACGAAACCACCAACGACGTCGTGGAAGGAACAGCGCAAGTGA
- a CDS encoding helix-turn-helix transcriptional regulator: MSPATFRRKVAERIRKARWRLGWTQADAAFRVGLTFRYFAEVERGRRNPSLDTLLAIARALKVKVVDLVDVEPGARVDLEKLRANPPKTGRKPTRVTRAK; encoded by the coding sequence GTGAGCCCTGCAACATTTCGCCGAAAAGTCGCCGAACGCATCAGGAAAGCGCGCTGGCGCCTGGGCTGGACGCAGGCAGACGCCGCCTTTCGGGTGGGACTGACCTTCCGCTACTTCGCCGAGGTGGAGCGAGGGCGCCGGAATCCCTCCCTCGACACGCTCCTGGCAATCGCGCGTGCCCTAAAGGTCAAGGTCGTCGACCTAGTCGACGTCGAGCCCGGCGCTCGCGTCGATCTTGAGAAGCTCCGGGCCAATCCCCCAAAGACCGGCCGAAAGCCGACACGCGTCACGCGCGCGAAGTGA
- a CDS encoding IS3 family transposase, producing the protein MAAAPTSGTRLAERIRRVVGWAMSTSNDTSLALDALRRALRVRRPAPGLIHHSDRGSPYASADYRKELANHGLVQSMSRKGDCWDNAVAESFFATLRAELVDDEQYVDPAHAERSIGDYIDNFYNVERRHSHLDYINPVEFELRSRTLKAAA; encoded by the coding sequence ATGGCGGCGGCCCCTACGTCAGGAACGCGGTTGGCCGAACGGATACGGCGTGTCGTCGGCTGGGCGATGAGCACCAGCAACGACACCTCGTTGGCGCTGGACGCTCTGCGGCGAGCACTTCGCGTGCGGAGACCAGCGCCCGGCCTCATCCACCACTCAGACCGTGGCAGCCCGTATGCCAGCGCTGACTACAGAAAAGAGCTGGCCAACCACGGTCTCGTCCAAAGCATGAGCCGCAAAGGCGACTGCTGGGACAACGCCGTGGCAGAGAGCTTCTTCGCTACGCTGCGCGCTGAGCTCGTGGACGACGAGCAGTACGTTGACCCCGCCCACGCCGAACGGTCCATCGGCGACTACATCGACAACTTCTACAACGTCGAGAGACGCCACTCTCATCTCGACTACATCAACCCAGTCGAGTTCGAATTGCGTTCACGAACACTGAAGGCTGCTGCATAA
- the tnpB gene encoding IS66 family insertion sequence element accessory protein TnpB (TnpB, as the term is used for proteins encoded by IS66 family insertion elements, is considered an accessory protein, since TnpC, encoded by a neighboring gene, is a DDE family transposase.) has protein sequence MIPVTTRIFVCPEPQDMRRSFDGLALAAREHLGEDPQSGALFAFINKRKNRLKVLWFDSNGYCILYKRLHRARFQVPGSRTLDPSKLGVLLRGVENVR, from the coding sequence GTGATTCCCGTCACGACGCGGATCTTCGTCTGCCCTGAGCCGCAGGACATGCGGCGCTCTTTCGACGGCCTCGCGCTGGCCGCTCGCGAGCATCTGGGCGAGGACCCTCAGAGTGGTGCGCTGTTCGCGTTCATCAACAAGCGCAAGAATCGACTGAAGGTGTTGTGGTTCGACAGCAACGGCTATTGCATCTTGTACAAGCGCTTGCATCGCGCTCGCTTCCAGGTCCCTGGCTCGCGCACGCTAGATCCATCGAAGCTTGGTGTGCTGCTGCGCGGTGTAGAAAACGTACGGTGA
- a CDS encoding IS66 family transposase — protein MVDVSVLQRLDELEREQQRIRDALTRAEEERHAAEEARDEYHKLYLETLERCRKLERGILGQKTERLPDNEQQLTLAILQTALGQQAVDDLSETEVKAHTRRNGHGRKPLPEHLPRVDIEILPVEVQQRGLDAFERIGQEVTETVERRPASIVIARIIKPKFVLKDRAQDDETTTVFVGATPALPIPRCLAGPGMLADTIVRRWQDHQPLNRLEGIYERDGLPLARSTICGWHDQLTPLVQPLVAAMRQDALEQPYLCTDATGVLVQAKEKCRNGHFWVLVAPERHVLFEFSKHHDGDAVDDLLAGYSGYLVADAHAVYDHLYQDGTVTEVNCWAHARRYYFKALSSDPEHARVALGHIGALFKIERSLATTPRKKKERLRQKHSKPILQRFFSWCDDIWPLLHDDSPIFDAVRYSRNQRVGLQRFLDDGRLPIHNNISELNLRRQAIGRKNWLFVGSEDGAAANVAFTSLLASCRMHDVEPWSYLRDLLCLLPDWPAHRLLELSPLHWTATAQLPEVQRALHDNVYRRLTLLGAPAAGG, from the coding sequence GTGGTCGACGTCAGCGTTCTTCAGCGCCTGGACGAGCTCGAGCGGGAGCAACAGCGGATCCGCGATGCGCTGACTCGCGCCGAGGAAGAGCGCCACGCGGCGGAGGAAGCGCGCGACGAGTACCACAAGCTCTATCTCGAAACCTTGGAGCGTTGCCGCAAGCTCGAGCGTGGGATCCTCGGGCAGAAAACTGAGCGCCTGCCTGACAACGAGCAGCAACTGACGCTCGCGATCCTGCAGACGGCGCTCGGGCAGCAGGCCGTCGACGATCTCTCCGAGACCGAGGTCAAGGCCCACACGCGACGAAACGGCCACGGTCGAAAGCCGCTCCCGGAACACCTGCCTCGCGTGGACATCGAGATCCTGCCGGTAGAGGTGCAGCAGCGCGGCCTCGATGCATTCGAGCGGATCGGACAAGAGGTCACGGAGACCGTGGAGCGACGACCTGCCTCGATCGTCATCGCTCGGATCATCAAACCGAAGTTCGTGCTGAAGGACCGAGCCCAGGACGACGAAACGACGACCGTCTTCGTTGGAGCGACTCCCGCACTTCCGATCCCGCGCTGTCTCGCCGGCCCTGGGATGCTTGCCGATACGATCGTGCGGCGCTGGCAGGACCACCAACCGCTCAATCGACTGGAGGGCATCTACGAGCGCGACGGTCTTCCACTGGCGCGTTCGACGATTTGCGGCTGGCACGACCAGCTGACGCCGCTGGTGCAACCACTCGTCGCCGCGATGCGCCAGGACGCGCTCGAGCAGCCTTATCTGTGCACGGACGCCACCGGCGTCCTCGTGCAGGCCAAGGAGAAGTGTCGCAACGGTCACTTCTGGGTGCTCGTTGCTCCCGAGCGCCACGTGTTGTTCGAGTTCAGCAAGCATCACGACGGCGACGCCGTCGACGATCTGCTCGCCGGCTACTCTGGCTACCTCGTCGCCGACGCGCACGCCGTGTACGACCACCTGTACCAAGACGGCACCGTCACTGAGGTCAATTGCTGGGCCCACGCACGCAGGTACTACTTCAAAGCTCTTAGCTCCGATCCCGAGCATGCACGCGTTGCACTCGGCCACATCGGCGCGCTCTTCAAGATCGAGCGTTCCCTCGCAACAACTCCGCGGAAGAAGAAGGAGCGGCTGAGACAGAAGCACTCCAAGCCGATCCTCCAGCGCTTCTTCTCATGGTGCGACGACATCTGGCCATTGCTGCACGATGACTCACCGATCTTCGATGCGGTGCGGTACTCACGCAATCAGCGCGTGGGACTGCAACGCTTTCTCGACGACGGGCGTCTCCCCATCCACAACAACATCAGCGAGTTGAATCTCAGAAGGCAGGCGATCGGCCGCAAGAATTGGCTCTTCGTCGGCAGCGAGGACGGCGCGGCAGCCAACGTGGCCTTCACCTCGCTGCTCGCCAGTTGCCGCATGCACGATGTGGAGCCGTGGAGCTACCTCCGCGACCTCCTGTGCTTGCTGCCTGACTGGCCGGCGCACCGCCTGCTCGAGTTGTCGCCCTTGCACTGGACTGCGACGGCACAGCTGCCCGAGGTCCAGCGTGCCCTCCACGACAACGTCTACCGCCGCCTCACGCTGCTCGGCGCCCCGGCTGCCGGCGGCTAG
- the istA gene encoding IS21 family transposase — protein MIPKDKEGEILRLYHAERWRVGTIAQQLGIHHTTVQRVLQQSGIESRVLAPRPSVVEPFIPLIVETLQKCPRLTAVRLYEMARERGYTGSADHFRRVVARHRPRKPTEAFQRLTTLPGEQAQVDWAHFGRVQIGQAIGKLYAFVMVLSWSRHVTVRFFLGSSMPYFVRGHVDAFERFGGVPRVLLYDNLKSAVLERHGDAVRFNPKLLELAAHYRFEPRPVAVARGNEKGRVRAFHRSRPALFTD, from the coding sequence GTGATCCCGAAGGACAAGGAGGGGGAGATCTTGCGGCTGTATCACGCGGAGCGCTGGCGAGTCGGCACCATCGCTCAACAGCTGGGCATCCACCACACGACCGTGCAGCGAGTGCTACAGCAATCGGGGATCGAATCGCGTGTGTTGGCGCCTCGGCCAAGCGTGGTGGAGCCCTTCATTCCGCTGATCGTCGAGACGCTGCAGAAGTGCCCACGTCTGACGGCGGTGCGGTTGTACGAGATGGCGCGGGAGCGTGGATACACCGGCAGCGCAGATCATTTCCGACGAGTCGTTGCGCGTCACCGGCCCCGCAAGCCCACGGAGGCTTTCCAACGGTTGACCACGTTGCCCGGCGAGCAGGCGCAGGTGGACTGGGCGCACTTCGGTCGCGTCCAGATCGGACAGGCCATCGGGAAACTCTACGCTTTCGTGATGGTGCTGAGCTGGTCGCGCCATGTGACAGTGCGCTTCTTTCTCGGCTCGAGCATGCCGTACTTCGTGCGGGGTCACGTGGACGCCTTCGAGCGCTTCGGGGGAGTGCCCCGAGTGCTGCTCTACGACAACCTCAAGAGCGCGGTGCTGGAGCGCCACGGAGATGCAGTGCGCTTCAACCCGAAACTCCTGGAACTCGCGGCGCACTACCGCTTCGAGCCTCGGCCGGTCGCGGTGGCTCGTGGCAACGAGAAGGGCCGCGTCCGCGCTTTTCACCGATCCAGACCTGCGCTTTTCACCGATTAG
- a CDS encoding IS66 family transposase: MARRADRKWTAIVAAAERSGRAHTQIAKQHGVTVAALKYHIYKSRREGRGSGVQVLPVRTDGDAVARGVSVVGSSSVKRCRVVAATSSERVGEKTRYAPSFIAHLIVNKCGDTNPQYRLEKAYKTLGIPISRSTMCSLLHRGAGELQPLYDAMLRHVPEAEDVHANETSARQQGLDKRAYMWTFVTPTFVVYRYATTRSGSVPEAVLGGSQGRLVVDQYTGHNKVAAPGRRLRAGCLAHARRKIFEQSEHPETTEALDLIGEIYKLEASAKAAGILGTPAHLQMRIDKTRSLKLLCWGRRHRGGFPPRSGMGKAIRYLLKTFASLAYSRDTRRSRRTTTLPKRLSGAS; encoded by the coding sequence ATGGCACGTCGGGCAGACAGGAAGTGGACGGCAATCGTCGCGGCGGCGGAGCGCTCGGGGCGGGCTCACACCCAGATCGCCAAACAGCACGGAGTTACCGTAGCTGCGCTGAAGTACCACATCTACAAGTCGCGGCGTGAGGGGCGCGGAAGCGGGGTCCAAGTGCTGCCGGTGCGGACTGATGGGGACGCAGTGGCGCGGGGCGTTTCCGTCGTCGGATCTTCCAGCGTGAAACGCTGTCGTGTCGTTGCGGCTACATCGTCCGAGCGAGTCGGGGAAAAGACACGCTACGCCCCGAGCTTCATCGCGCACCTCATCGTCAACAAGTGCGGAGACACCAACCCGCAGTATCGACTGGAGAAGGCCTACAAGACTCTGGGCATTCCGATCTCGCGCAGCACGATGTGCTCGCTCTTGCATCGCGGCGCTGGCGAGTTGCAGCCGCTGTACGACGCCATGCTGCGTCACGTGCCCGAAGCCGAAGACGTCCACGCGAACGAGACCAGTGCTCGACAGCAAGGCCTCGACAAGCGCGCATACATGTGGACCTTCGTCACGCCGACCTTCGTCGTGTATCGCTACGCCACGACTCGCAGCGGTAGCGTACCGGAGGCGGTGCTTGGAGGTTCCCAAGGTCGCCTCGTTGTCGACCAGTACACCGGACACAACAAGGTCGCGGCACCGGGGCGCCGCCTCCGTGCAGGATGCTTGGCTCATGCACGGCGAAAGATCTTCGAGCAGTCCGAGCACCCCGAAACCACTGAAGCCCTGGACTTGATCGGCGAGATCTACAAGCTCGAGGCCAGTGCCAAAGCCGCAGGCATCCTCGGCACGCCTGCACACCTGCAGATGCGCATCGACAAGACCCGGTCCCTCAAGCTGCTTTGTTGGGGGCGCCGACACCGCGGAGGCTTTCCTCCGCGCTCGGGCATGGGAAAGGCCATCCGCTACCTGCTCAAGACTTTCGCGAGCTTGGCGTATTCCCGCGACACCCGACGATCCCGCCGGACAACAACGTTGCCGAAGCGTCTCTCAGGCGCATCGTAA
- a CDS encoding response regulator transcription factor, with the protein METFPEPRYCTAREGVVVRDGGDKRKQEEPSSRPPPGSNTDTEGPFRLLLVDDEKTFLRTQQRVLRGIGFKVDTVTAGAEAVEWARHNECDAFLVDVAMEPTDGHSTCLQLRALDPESVVIMLTAVDTDDARLAAIEAGATDYLLKSASCALLGARIRQRIREKRSRSNPPRPLQSGRLTADPSTRAVFIDRVRVDLSEEESALFWFLVSSPGKWYRAEEIREALHLDGKSRSTQRALQRLRKLLGEVGGAIQVAKGRGYCFGPTEI; encoded by the coding sequence GTGGAGACTTTTCCGGAACCGCGCTACTGTACCGCTCGGGAGGGTGTAGTGGTTCGAGACGGTGGCGACAAGCGCAAGCAGGAGGAGCCGTCGTCGCGCCCGCCTCCCGGGTCGAACACCGATACCGAAGGACCGTTCCGGCTGCTGCTCGTCGACGACGAGAAGACGTTCTTGCGCACGCAACAACGCGTGCTCCGGGGCATCGGGTTCAAGGTCGACACGGTCACTGCTGGCGCTGAGGCGGTCGAGTGGGCGAGGCACAATGAATGCGACGCGTTCCTCGTCGATGTAGCAATGGAACCGACTGACGGACATTCGACATGCCTCCAACTACGCGCCCTCGACCCCGAGTCTGTCGTCATCATGCTCACTGCGGTTGACACCGACGACGCCAGGCTTGCTGCAATCGAGGCTGGCGCAACCGACTACCTACTCAAGAGCGCGAGCTGCGCGCTGCTGGGCGCGCGGATTCGCCAGCGTATTCGTGAAAAACGGTCACGGTCGAACCCACCGCGGCCTTTGCAGTCCGGTCGCCTGACGGCGGACCCATCGACGCGCGCTGTATTCATCGACAGGGTCAGGGTCGACTTGTCCGAAGAAGAGTCCGCGCTGTTTTGGTTCTTGGTCTCTTCACCGGGCAAGTGGTACCGCGCGGAAGAAATCCGGGAGGCGCTGCACCTCGACGGGAAGAGTCGATCCACCCAGCGAGCGCTACAGCGTTTGCGAAAACTGCTCGGTGAAGTCGGTGGCGCAATCCAAGTGGCAAAAGGGCGAGGCTACTGCTTTGGCCCGACAGAGATTTGA
- a CDS encoding transposase domain-containing protein codes for MAFTSLLASCRMHDVEPWSYLRDLLCLLPDWPAHRLLELSPLHWTATAQLPEVQRALHDNVYRLTLLGAPAAGGWQQPAPLSATRFAERIPSLPCRG; via the coding sequence GTGGCCTTCACCTCGCTGCTCGCCAGTTGCCGCATGCACGATGTGGAGCCGTGGAGCTACCTCCGCGACCTCCTGTGCTTGCTGCCTGACTGGCCGGCGCACCGCCTGCTCGAGTTGTCGCCCTTGCACTGGACTGCGACGGCACAGCTGCCCGAGGTCCAGCGTGCCCTCCACGACAACGTCTACCGCCTCACGCTGCTCGGCGCCCCGGCTGCCGGCGGCTGGCAGCAGCCCGCTCCGCTGTCAGCAACGCGATTCGCCGAACGGATACCATCGTTGCCCTGCCGAGGGTGA
- the istB gene encoding IS21-like element helper ATPase IstB: protein MTSTLDPATDLDTLLRRLHLANARRVWRDLVQRAEKEQWPHGQLLQTLFEEEVAHRRGTRLMRAVRSATFPFLRTVEEFDFTYQSTLRLTTIGSLLAPDFVTEGRSVILLGKPGRGKTHLAIAIAYRALQNGFDALFTTAAELIDDLSLASREGRMRDALAPYLRPHVLVVDEVGYLSYGADAANVLYHVVNERHIRRRAMVFTTNKHPKRWGDVLHDDDLADAIVDRILERGRLLRLDGPSVRTKHIAADELAGDDYVDLGNRRVSGINAAEFPERTNSLPESLYCAAGACTACVLQLSASFPTYNTLQSASDPCGAGSCCACAGP, encoded by the coding sequence GTGACCAGCACGCTCGACCCCGCAACGGATCTCGACACGCTGCTCAGGCGCCTGCACCTCGCCAACGCACGTCGCGTGTGGCGTGACCTCGTGCAGCGTGCCGAGAAGGAGCAATGGCCGCACGGCCAGCTCCTGCAGACGCTCTTCGAAGAAGAAGTCGCGCACCGCCGCGGCACGCGCCTCATGCGCGCCGTCCGCTCTGCCACATTCCCCTTCTTGCGCACCGTCGAGGAGTTCGACTTCACCTACCAGTCGACACTACGCCTCACGACGATCGGGTCGCTACTCGCGCCCGACTTCGTGACCGAGGGACGCTCCGTCATCCTTCTCGGCAAACCCGGACGCGGCAAGACGCACCTCGCAATCGCCATCGCGTACAGGGCGCTGCAAAACGGATTCGACGCGCTGTTCACCACCGCCGCGGAACTCATCGACGACCTCTCGTTGGCGAGCCGCGAGGGCCGCATGCGTGATGCTCTCGCTCCCTACTTGCGGCCCCACGTCCTCGTCGTCGACGAGGTTGGCTACTTGAGCTACGGCGCCGACGCCGCCAACGTCCTCTACCATGTGGTCAACGAGCGCCACATCAGACGACGCGCCATGGTGTTCACCACCAACAAGCACCCGAAGCGCTGGGGCGACGTGCTGCACGACGACGACCTGGCCGACGCCATTGTCGACCGCATCCTCGAGCGGGGCCGCCTCCTACGCCTTGATGGCCCCTCCGTCAGGACCAAACACATCGCCGCCGACGAGCTTGCCGGCGACGACTACGTTGACCTGGGAAACCGCAGAGTTTCCGGAATCAACGCCGCAGAATTTCCGGAACGCACAAACTCTTTGCCCGAGTCTTTGTACTGCGCGGCTGGGGCGTGCACGGCCTGCGTCCTGCAACTGTCCGCGAGCTTTCCGACCTACAACACGCTTCAGAGCGCATCGGACCCCTGTGGCGCCGGGAGTTGCTGCGCGTGCGCCGGCCCGTGA
- a CDS encoding 3'-5' exonuclease, with protein MPLWEGHTRQFLETLVDAVLDAEGDAAAVASAVVAFMEKVATGFTRSSFGNLLVEEVREGCTRKRKGKPAVVQTLARLVMDEPDHRGVSKVLQRGGASKSDSAFASIKLDCQREFWDAARVGNYATVEAALAELTHRRTYARPKPPRRAISTIHKAKGLQCDAVAVIPCDANTFPDKDESRCLLYVAISRPKKRLLLVVSRDNPSPLLEI; from the coding sequence GTGCCGTTGTGGGAAGGACACACTCGCCAGTTTCTAGAAACGCTGGTTGACGCCGTCCTGGACGCGGAGGGCGACGCGGCGGCGGTGGCGTCTGCCGTCGTCGCGTTCATGGAGAAGGTTGCCACCGGATTCACGCGTTCGAGTTTCGGCAACCTACTGGTTGAGGAGGTGCGCGAAGGTTGCACAAGGAAACGCAAGGGCAAACCTGCGGTGGTGCAGACGTTAGCCCGCCTCGTGATGGACGAGCCAGACCATCGAGGAGTATCAAAAGTCCTGCAACGTGGCGGAGCTTCGAAGTCCGACAGCGCGTTTGCGTCGATAAAGCTCGATTGCCAGCGCGAGTTCTGGGATGCGGCGCGCGTCGGTAACTACGCGACGGTCGAAGCGGCGCTCGCCGAGCTCACGCACCGACGGACGTACGCGCGTCCGAAGCCGCCACGTCGTGCCATTAGCACAATTCACAAGGCGAAGGGCCTGCAGTGTGACGCGGTTGCGGTCATTCCGTGCGACGCAAACACCTTTCCCGACAAGGATGAGTCTCGATGCCTGCTCTACGTCGCTATCAGCCGTCCGAAGAAGCGGTTGCTCCTCGTGGTCTCGCGTGACAACCCTAGTCCGCTACTGGAAATCTAG
- a CDS encoding AAA family ATPase has protein sequence MGKTTLLDAIGLLLGPGAPIAASDTDYHGRDYTSGFVIEAVISLPATSAMNDQVKPAWPWDWNGSEAVVPTIEEGATQREPVYCLRVRGTDELDLVHEIVQPDGSSDPLRIGLRRAIGLVQLGGNDHNDRDLRLVQGSALDRLLSDKGLRSRLTTRLAQIAVQDDLTDDAKARLQTLDSNFRKRHLPSGLDLAVTGSQGMSVSALVGLRSEHDDVQLPLACWGSGTRRLVALAISEENQTGTSIATVDELERGLEPYRQRSLIQSLQSRSAQVFVTTHSPIVIASATEADTWYLDAEGRIGQLDGETVAAHRARDPQAYLSRLTIVGEGTSEVGFLRVLLEKGVDGALESHGIHITDGGGHETVLELLEALRDGGLVFGGFVDNEQNLHEARWTKLAASLGDRLFRWSSGCLEENILRHVPDDKLEVFIEDPQGKKTGARLRTLADRLDSKHKDLDAIRTVVGDQLKQLVLEAALGTVPPEKESEKKAYRKHGQHWFKTLAGGQELAQKVFSLGVWPRIQEELLPFCNAIRRTVGQADLSGFQ, from the coding sequence GTGGGCAAGACCACATTGCTCGACGCGATCGGTTTGCTCCTGGGACCGGGTGCTCCCATAGCGGCATCCGACACCGACTACCATGGCCGTGACTACACCTCCGGCTTTGTGATCGAAGCGGTCATCAGCTTGCCCGCGACGAGTGCGATGAACGACCAGGTCAAGCCCGCCTGGCCATGGGATTGGAACGGCAGCGAGGCAGTCGTGCCAACGATCGAAGAAGGGGCAACCCAACGCGAACCCGTCTACTGCCTTCGTGTGCGAGGAACCGACGAACTTGACCTTGTACACGAGATCGTCCAACCCGACGGAAGCAGTGACCCCCTTAGGATTGGTTTGCGCCGCGCCATCGGCCTGGTTCAACTGGGTGGCAATGACCACAATGACCGAGACCTTCGGCTGGTCCAAGGTTCCGCTTTGGACAGGTTGTTGTCCGACAAGGGGCTTCGATCACGCCTAACGACGAGACTCGCTCAGATCGCCGTTCAGGATGACCTCACAGATGACGCGAAGGCCCGTCTGCAGACGTTGGACTCGAACTTCAGGAAGAGACACCTGCCGTCGGGTCTCGATCTCGCGGTGACCGGCAGCCAAGGAATGAGCGTATCGGCCCTAGTCGGGTTGCGCTCAGAACACGACGATGTGCAGCTTCCCCTGGCCTGTTGGGGGTCGGGGACTCGCCGCCTGGTGGCGCTCGCCATTTCTGAGGAGAACCAGACCGGTACGTCGATAGCAACCGTCGACGAGCTGGAGCGAGGCCTTGAACCGTACCGGCAACGGTCTCTGATCCAGAGCCTGCAGAGCCGGAGCGCACAGGTCTTCGTCACTACTCACAGTCCGATCGTGATTGCGTCGGCCACGGAGGCCGACACTTGGTATCTCGACGCCGAAGGCAGGATTGGACAACTCGATGGAGAAACAGTTGCCGCTCATCGAGCGCGTGATCCGCAAGCCTACCTTTCCCGTTTGACAATCGTGGGAGAGGGAACTTCCGAGGTCGGCTTTCTACGGGTGCTTTTGGAGAAGGGCGTCGATGGTGCGCTGGAGAGCCACGGCATCCACATTACAGACGGAGGTGGTCACGAAACGGTACTTGAATTGCTGGAGGCTCTTCGTGACGGCGGTCTCGTGTTTGGGGGCTTCGTCGACAACGAGCAGAATCTGCATGAAGCACGGTGGACGAAACTTGCCGCCTCCCTCGGCGATCGCTTGTTTCGCTGGAGCTCAGGTTGCCTAGAAGAAAACATCCTGCGCCACGTCCCCGACGACAAACTGGAGGTTTTCATAGAAGACCCGCAGGGCAAGAAGACTGGCGCACGCCTGAGGACACTGGCAGACCGTCTAGACTCGAAGCACAAGGACCTGGACGCCATCAGGACGGTCGTCGGGGACCAACTGAAGCAGCTTGTCCTGGAGGCGGCGTTGGGAACTGTCCCGCCGGAGAAAGAATCCGAGAAGAAAGCCTACAGGAAACATGGCCAGCACTGGTTCAAGACACTCGCCGGTGGACAGGAACTCGCCCAGAAAGTCTTCTCTCTTGGCGTATGGCCGAGGATTCAGGAGGAGCTGCTGCCATTCTGCAACGCCATTCGGAGAACTGTTGGCCAGGCTGACCTTTCTGGTTTCCAGTGA